The following proteins are encoded in a genomic region of Coffea eugenioides isolate CCC68of chromosome 6, Ceug_1.0, whole genome shotgun sequence:
- the LOC113773470 gene encoding putative UPF0481 protein At3g02645, with protein MERQYSSGTVPLSSCARGWVERITNIFRKEIAINIDHLPPVSVFEVPKTLTLQKPEAYTPQLIAMGPYHHLRPELYQMERYKLAAVKEISTPEQIFNFQHIVINRLKEMDPSTRACYNKFMDYDQDTLAWIVAIDSCFFLHVLHSYLVQDEATDRRLLDNTIVTRDIMMLENQIPLILLKEVRKSLEVSPPNDQDDIELISMLLQLCEAQSPVKFSIDMTNQDRYRRPLHLLDMMYRVIVNSPGCVVSGSLENRPVQTVPVYTEFKNSLTSSSRTSSSSSSDREDPDVVHNNLEAILDVVETIGTKRAQDLLRPVKAVSSIPWSALSGLFRKGNLSTGERNPEDDEIAIPSVSRLWHYAGVQCKPFIGSINEIKFVEGEATLYLPVMNLNASSEVIMRNLVAYEAAMCKSTLEFARYVNLMNGIIDTAEDVKLLKQNGVIKGALMDDEIADQFNGMKRCYAGSDQKSNIEVAIDKVNDFYSKKLLVMMVRRLKKDLYASWKCLAVVSTVALLVVLSMQTFCEFYQCSKVWNFNKESS; from the coding sequence ATGGAACGTCAATATTCGTCAGGCACGGTTCCCTTAAGCTCTTGCGCCAGGGGCTGGGTCGAGCGAATTACCAACATCTTCCGGAAAGAAATTGCAATCAACATCGATCATCTCCCTCCCGTTTCTGTTTTTGAAGTCCCCAAAACACTCACCCTTCAAAAGCCCGAAGCATATACTCCTCAGCTCATAGCCATGGGGCCGTACCACCATCTGCGCCCCGAGCTCTATCAGATGGAGAGATACAAGCTCGCCGCCGTCAAAGAAATCTCAACCCCGGAGCAGATTTTCAACTTCCAACATATCGTGATCAACAGGTTGAAGGAGATGGATCCCTCCACCCGGGCTTGCTACAATAAGTTCATGGACTATGATCAAGATACATTGGCGTGGATTGTAGCAATAGACAGTTGTTTCTTTCTCCACGTCTTGCATTCTTATCTTGTGCAGGATGAGGCCACGGACAGGAGATTGTTGGACAACACTATCGTCACGAGAGATATCATGATGCTTGAGAATCAAATCCCACTTATTCTGTTGAAAGAGGTTCGCAAATCCCTTGAAGTCTCTCCGCCTAATGATCAGGATGATATCGAGTTGATCTCAATGTTACTTCAGTTGTGCGAAGCACAATCTCCTGTTAAGTTCTCAATTGATATGACCAACCAAGACCGTTACCGTAGACCTCTTCATTTGTTAGATATGATGTATCGTGTGATTGTAAACAGCCCGGGTTGTGTCGTGTCCGGGTCCTTAGAAAATCGTCCCGTTCAAACTGTACCAGTTTATACAGAATTTAAGAATTCATTAACCTCTTCATCCAGGACCTCCTCGTCCTCCTCGAGCGATAGGGAAGATCCAGACGTGGTTCACAACAATTTGGAAGCAATCTTGGACGTAGTGGAGACCATTGGTACTAAGCGTGCCCAGGACCTTCTTAGGCCTGTTAAGGCTGTCTCGAGCATTCCATGGTCAGCTCTTTCTGGGCTGTTCAGAAAAGGCAACCTAAGTACTGGTGAGCGAAATCCAGAAGACGATGAGATCGCAATTCCATCGGTATCTCGTCTTTGGCATTACGCTGGAGTCCAATGCAAACCCTTTATTGGGAGCATCAATGAGATCAAGTTCGTGGAAGGGGAGGCCACTTTGTACCTTCCTGTGATGAATTTGAACGCGAGCTCAGAAGTGATAATGAGGAATCTGGTGGCTTACGAGGCTGCTATGTGTAAATCAACCCTTGAATTTGCTCGATACGTCAACCTCATGAATGGGATTATAGACACCGCAGAAGACGTGAAGCTGCTGAAGCAAAATGGGGTTATCAAGGGTGCTCTCATGGATGATGAAATTGCTGATCAATTCAACGGTATGAAGAGATGTTACGCTGGCTCAGATCAGAAGTCCAACATTGAGGTTGCTATTGACAAAGTTAACGACTTCTACAGCAAGAAACTTTTGGTCATGATGGTTAGACGGTTGAAGAAGGACTTGTATGCTTCATGGAAATGTCTGGCCGTGGTTTCCACTGTCGCGCTGCTGGTCGTGCTTAGCATGCAGACCTTTTGCGAGTTCTATCAATGCAGCAAAGTCTGGAACTTCAACAAGGAATCATCATGA
- the LOC113776337 gene encoding uncharacterized protein LOC113776337, with product MGIHKPAWLEALYVQKFFVPCSIHESAKKNEKNICCLDCCTSICPHCVMSHRFHRLLQVRRYVYHDVVRLEDLEKLIDCSNVQAYTINAAKVVFIKKRPQNRQFKGSGNFCTSCDRCLQEPFIHCSLGCKVDFVLKHYKDLSPFLRACKVLQLSPDFFIPQDYGDDEMTNETPHSTIVDCDEPLSSSSGSSGSENMSFMCTEFVRKKRSGLYVCGRSATKITDEDMATSMSRRKRVPHRSPLC from the exons ATG GGAATTCACAAGCCTGCGTGGTTGGAAGCGCTGTATGTGCAGAAATTTTTCGTGCCATGCTCAATTCATGAAAGTGCAAAGAAGAATGAAAAAAACATCTGCTGCTTGGATTGCTGTACTAGTATTTGTCCGCACTGCGTCATGTCTCATCGATTCCATAGGCTTCTTCAAGTTCGACGTTATGTATATCATGATGTTGTTCGATTGGAAGACCTAGAGAAACTCATTGACTGCTCCAACGTTCAG GCTTACACAATTAACGCTGCAAAGGTGGTGTTCATCAAGAAAAGACCTCAAAACAGGCAATTTAAGGGGTCCGGGAATTTTTGCACCTCTTGTGATAGGTGTCTCCAAGAACCCTTCATTCATTGTTCTCTTGGGTGCAAG GTTGACTTTGTGCTTAAACACTACAAGGACCTCTCTCCATTTCTGAGGGCATGCAAAGTCTTACAACTTAGTCCAGACTTCTTCATTCCTCAAGATTATGGTGATGATGAAATGACAAATGAGACCCCTCATTCAACAATTGTGGACTGTGACGAGCCATTGAGCTCCTCATCGGGCTCTTCGGGGTCTGAGAATATGAGCTTTATGTGCACCGAATTTGTGAGGAAGAAGAGAAGTGGATTATACGTTTGTGGAAGATCAGCAACTAAGATCACAGATGAGGATATGGCTACAAGCATGAGTAGAAGAAAAAGAGTTCCCCATAGATCACCACTATGCTAG
- the LOC113776408 gene encoding uncharacterized methyltransferase At2g41040, chloroplastic, with the protein MAAVAFSPWMIGVQDRFPLDPKCPFFPYNSLSHPPLRCSSPQQFRQIIRATSAVALEPEAQIESKEGSKIDLFACPICYDPLVRKGPSGFNLPAIYRSGFKCRTCNKTYSSKNIYLDLTVTAGSKDYNEFKPAGTELFRSPLVSFLYERGWRQNFNRSGFPGPDDEFKMAQEYFQPVEGGVLVDVSCGSGLFSRKFAKSGTYSKVVALDFSENMLLQCYDFIKSDDSMLNSNLALVRADISRLPFPSGSVDGVHAGAALHCWPSPSNAVAEINRILRSGGVFVGTTFLRVSSSTPAFLRPLRQAGRNYNYLTEEEIEDVCTSCGLINYTNKVQQSFIMFSAQKP; encoded by the exons ATGGCAGCCGTGGCTTTTTCGCCTTGGATGATTGGAGTTCAAGATCGTTTTCCTTTAGACCCGAAATGCCCTTTTTTTCCTTATAATTCCCTGTCTCATCCTCCTCTCCGGTGCTCCTCCCCTCAACAGTTTCGACAAATTATCCGGGCCACCTCTGCTGTTGCTCTTGAACCA GAAGCACAAATTGAATCAAAGGAGGGCTCAAAAATTGACTTGTTTGCCTGCCCAATTTGCTATGATCCATTAGTAAGAAAAGGTCCTTCGGGATTTAACCT GCCTGCAATTTATAGATCTGGTTTTAAATGTAGAACGTGTAACAAGACGTATTCAAGCAAAAATATCTATCTCGATCTTACAGTTACTGCTGGTTCAAAGGATTACAATGAATTTAAACCAGCTGGAACTGAGCTATTTAG GAGCCCTCTTGTTTCCTTCTTGTATGAGAGAGGCTGGCGTCAAAATTTTAATCGTAGTGGTTTTCCTGGGCCTGATGATGAg TTCAAGATGGCGCAGGAGTATTTTCAACCTGTAGAAGGCGGTGTTCTTGTAGATGTTAGCTGTGGAAGTGGCTTGTTTTCCAGGAAGTTTGCCAAATCGGGGACCTATTCAAAAGTTGTTGCTCTTGACTTTTCAGAAAACATGCTTCTCCAGTGTTATGATTTTATCAAGAGTGACGATTCTATGTTAAACTC CAATCTTGCTCTCGTAAGGGCAGATATCTCCCGACTCCCCTTTCCTTCTGGTTCAGTTGATGGCGTTCATGCTGGTGCAGCCTTGCATTGTTGGCCATCTCCTTCTAATGCT GTTGCTGAAATCAATCGTATCTTGCGAAGTGGTGGTGTTTTTGTGGGAACTACTTTTCTTCGTGTCAGTTCATCAACTCCTGCATTTTTGAGGCCTCTCAGACAG GCTGGGCGGAACTACAACTATTTGACTGAGGAGGAGATCGAGGACGTGTGCACATCATGTGGTCTTATAAACTATACCAACAAAGTCCAACAATCGTTCATCATGTTTTCTGCGCAGAAACCTtga